cagcaggcacactCCACTGCTGGGAGCATACAGCAGCAAGcagacagggcagggaagagacCCGAGTGCCTAGTCCCAGACTCTGCCCACACTCCTGCTCTCGACAGCTCATCCCCACTCTGGCCCTCACCTCTGGCGTGATGGATCCGCAGAGCTGGCTGATGAGGgtcagctggtgctgctccgTGTTCCCCTGCATGATGGGGCTGCGGGTCCACATCTCTGCCATGATGCAGCCTGCGCCCCAGAGATCAATGGGGGGGCCATAGTCGCGCTCCCCTAAACGGAGATGCCGAGTTAGTCTCCCAGAGGGCCGAGAAGGGCCAAGAAGCCGGCAGAGCCCACCTAGGCCTCCTCCTACctaggagcagctctgggggccgGTACCACAGGGTCACCACACGGTTGGTGTAGCGGTTTGGCTGGCTGTTCTTAGCCAGGCTGAAAGCTCGAGCCAGCCCAAAGTCCGCCAGCTTCAAGACTCCATCCCGTGTGATCAGGACATTCGCTGCTTTCATGTCTCGATGCAAGATCTGTACAAGGACAGACATTGAAGAGTTAAGTGAATAAAGTGCCCTCCTTGGGTGCCTAGAGCCAGCATGatgctcaggctgcagaggtGGGAAACAAGGATttccctccagcctgtgctcctTGGAAAGTCAccctctgagcacagcaggaggcTGTCCCATTACCTTGTTCCTGTGGATGTAGTAAAGTCCATTCAGGAGCATCTGCATCACTTTTTTGATCTCTGACAGTGTGAACTTGACGTGGGCGTTGCTGAGAAGGCCAGCCAGGTCATGCTCACAGAAGTCAAACACAAGGTAGATGCTGCCCTTGCACCGGTTGTatggagaggctgcaggagaggcacagaggggctgtCAGTGAGGGGCCCTTCACCAGGTGACAGCTCCTCTCACCTCCCACCACCCTGCAGCTCACACAACACCCCCTACACAGAACCTCAGGGCACAGGAACACGGAGAACCAGAGAGCCTGCAGGCCTCAAGGTCCTTTTTAAAGAAGAACTGATCAAAACTATCAACACAAGAACAGGAAATGAGGATTGGTGCAGTGAATGTCATCAAACAGGCAAGGAAAGGGCGCATTAACCTTTGAAAGCTTCACTCCGTGCTGCGCTGGGCACGTAACAACTGTGGGGTTTCCTCCCTgcaagctgtggctgccagccAAGCACCAGCAATAGAGGAGGCACCCACAGACAGCCCcgagaaaaatgcagaaacacGGAAAATCTGTCTCATCTCACTTTAAAAAGTGAGATTTCCTGCATCCTCAAACAGGATCTGAGAAAATGGTCTGATCTCGATCAAAGAGATATAAAATGTCAACTCCAATTGCAATCTGAACTCAATGACAGCAGACTTTAAGTGAAGCAATTGATTTCAATCTTGTTCCTAGAGCACCACacaaaatgttattaaaaagaaaggctGATTTTCATCACTTGTAATCAGAAAAACCTGCTGATCATCTTCAAGTGGAAAAGCTTCCCCACAGAAGCACAgtgctctcctctccagccaggAGGGTGCCTGCTACACTGGTACACAAGTTcctcacacagacacagccccaaacacacatttccaacataaaaaaagaaaatcctcaCATTTGAGAACagtaaatgaaacatttctacTTTACTGTGAACTGAGGTCAAGGTAGATTTGGATGAAAACCGgaatacaaacaaaacagaagcaaaaaggGAACAAATGACATgtctacaaaaatatttacttttagtATGCCAGACACCCAATCATTGCAGCTCTTTTAATCACacagtgaattaaaaattaacttgtCATTGGTGTTTTTACTCATACCTATTCAGACAGCAATCTACACACAACTGAGTACTGGAGTAACTTGAATTTCCCACCCCTAGGCCAGACAATTCTGCCAGTTCAGTGActggacttttaaaaaaacaccagatACTAGtaagttttggttttatttcactgaCATGACTGGCTACAGAAGGGCAGGTTGTAACATCAACTGCCACTTTCCAAAGTATACTTTTCCAGTACAAATCCATGTAAGAGAATGACATATAAACTCTAGCAAATGTTATATAGCAGTTTCACTGGAAACAGAGCCAGGCCAGGTGTGCTGAGCCTGCAAAGCAGTGAGGGCACATGGCATCAGGTGGGAGTGAGAaggtggaaaagcagctcagaacTGCCTGTGTGAAGTCCCAGCCTTCCCAGCACGAGCAGTTATGTCACCCACAGAAAGAGATGCTGAGTGAacctcagctggagctgtgtcatcagctcagagctgccagaaACCATCACAAGCCAACCAAGAGAGGCAGCTTCAGGCTGAGGAGCCCCTGCTCCAAAGTCTCTCCAGTGCTGGTTCATTTAAAGCCTCTCAGGAGGGGgtttcccagcacaggcagcattCACCGCTATGGCACAGATATATCCTGGCAGGACGACAACAGCTTTTTCCAGCGGGGGgtttcccagcacaggcagcattCACTGCTATGGCACAGATACATCCTGGCAGGACGACAACAGCTTTTTCCAGCTGAGCTTCAGCAATGTCCTGACTCATTAAGAAACTCTTTTCCAAGATAAGTGACCTGTCACCCCATGTCACAGGCAGGAACAGAGGCCTGTGCTCAGCTAGACCACCCCAGTCCCAGCATAAGACACCAgcctgctcagcagagctcagaaaagCCATCATTAACACAAAGGAAACCCTGCAAAGTACCTTTGGTCCTGCAGATTTCTATGAGGTTCACCACATTCTCATGTTTGAGCAGCTGGAGGATTTTAATCTCTCGCAAGGCTGTGATGGgaaactggaaaagagaaagagagaatggAGATTGGAGGTGCAGGAGACCAGGTCATCTCTGCCTAGAGAACAGAGGTGTGACCATGCAGCTTGGCAGGTCCTGCCCTCCTCACCTACACTCACACCACGACATGGTACAGCCCAGCTTGAGCTGCAGAACAGCCTTTctagctgctgcctttgctgtttAAGCTGTTAACTCTTTCCCCAACCCCTGGGCA
This sequence is a window from Ficedula albicollis isolate OC2 chromosome 17, FicAlb1.5, whole genome shotgun sequence. Protein-coding genes within it:
- the CDK9 gene encoding cyclin-dependent kinase 9; translation: MAKQYDMVECPFCDEVSKYEKLAKIGQGTFGEVFKAKHRQTGKKVALKKVLMENEKEGFPITALREIKILQLLKHENVVNLIEICRTKASPYNRCKGSIYLVFDFCEHDLAGLLSNAHVKFTLSEIKKVMQMLLNGLYYIHRNKILHRDMKAANVLITRDGVLKLADFGLARAFSLAKNSQPNRYTNRVVTLWYRPPELLLGERDYGPPIDLWGAGCIMAEMWTRSPIMQGNTEQHQLTLISQLCGSITPEVWPNVDKYELYEKLDLPKGQKRKVKDRLKAYVKDPYALDLIDKLLVLDPAQRIDSDDALNHDFFWSDPMPSDLKNMLSTHNQSMFEYLAPPRRRGGHMPQQPANQGRNPAATNQTEFDRVF